From the genome of Gracilibacillus salitolerans, one region includes:
- a CDS encoding nitroreductase family protein, which yields MNLQQLIKERRSISAYQDKEVPGFLIEELLETAIWVPNHKMTEPWRFVFIQGEAKEKLAEINRQVAVSKTNSNSDEELKIVSDNAYHKIMNVPFIFFVVNTLHPQEKLREEDYASSSCLIQNFSLLAWEKGLSTFWKTGKLAFCEETAELIGLKDDERVVGQIQVGYPAKNQSPVPRKSAKERITIIE from the coding sequence ATGAACTTACAACAACTCATAAAAGAACGTCGCTCGATATCTGCTTATCAGGATAAAGAGGTTCCAGGATTTTTAATAGAAGAATTATTAGAAACAGCTATATGGGTGCCTAATCATAAAATGACGGAACCATGGCGTTTTGTTTTTATACAAGGCGAAGCAAAAGAAAAGTTAGCGGAGATTAACCGTCAAGTGGCGGTGTCAAAAACTAACAGTAATTCAGATGAAGAATTAAAAATAGTGAGCGATAATGCTTATCATAAAATCATGAATGTACCATTTATCTTTTTTGTAGTTAATACACTACATCCACAAGAAAAATTAAGAGAAGAGGATTATGCTTCTTCCAGTTGTTTAATTCAGAACTTTAGTTTATTAGCATGGGAAAAAGGGTTAAGTACGTTTTGGAAAACAGGAAAACTGGCTTTCTGTGAAGAAACAGCAGAATTGATTGGCTTAAAAGATGATGAAAGAGTAGTCGGACAAATACAAGTAGGCTACCCAGCCAAAAACCAATCTCCAGTTCCAAGAAAGTCAGCCAAAGAAAGAATCACCATTATAGAGTAA
- a CDS encoding bifunctional metallophosphatase/5'-nucleotidase, translated as MKTVSIGVTSDVHGYIMPTNYRNNQETQMGLAKTASILKEIRRKYDTILIDNGDFIQGSPFTYYFAKKQPDQPSPMINIANQLNYDLAVIGNHEFNYGLHYLQEAVEVSDFPWLSANIIDKKTKQPFLGKPYIIKKIAGIRFAILGLTTHYIPNWEDPNHIEDLTFEDACQSAKKWVAKIRETEAPDVMIVSYHGGLERDPKTGEPTEDFTGENQGYQICQEVEGIDILITGHQHRFLTEQINGVTVVQPGNNGQAIAEITLTIDQRIQSITSTLHYVDEQTEIDRQVENSIVEDERAVQAFLDQTITTVKGDMEICDPMKVRLNGHPFINYINQLQMNIAEVDISCTALFHDQSPGFPKQVTMRDIVSNYIYPNTLKVLKITGHDIKEALEKSASYFQLENKEIVINPSYLEPKPQPYNYDMWQGIYYEVKVSNPIGERVITLEYQGQPLELSQEFQVVMNNYRASGGGDYHMFKNKEVVKDIPIDMTELIADDLLKRNELIPKSNSHFRIIE; from the coding sequence ATGAAGACAGTTTCGATTGGTGTTACAAGTGATGTGCACGGTTATATCATGCCAACAAATTATCGCAATAATCAAGAAACACAAATGGGTTTAGCAAAAACAGCTTCTATTTTGAAAGAAATAAGGAGAAAATACGATACCATATTAATAGATAACGGAGACTTTATTCAAGGAAGTCCATTTACATATTATTTTGCCAAGAAACAACCAGATCAACCTAGCCCGATGATTAATATTGCTAATCAATTAAATTATGATCTTGCGGTAATAGGGAATCATGAATTTAATTATGGATTGCATTATTTACAAGAGGCAGTAGAAGTATCTGATTTCCCTTGGTTATCTGCTAACATTATCGATAAAAAAACGAAGCAGCCATTCTTAGGCAAGCCTTATATCATCAAAAAAATAGCGGGTATACGATTTGCCATATTAGGATTAACGACACATTACATCCCAAATTGGGAGGATCCTAATCATATAGAAGATCTTACTTTTGAAGACGCGTGTCAGTCAGCAAAGAAATGGGTAGCAAAAATCCGTGAAACCGAAGCACCTGATGTGATGATTGTTAGTTACCACGGTGGATTAGAACGTGATCCCAAAACAGGGGAGCCAACGGAAGACTTCACAGGAGAAAACCAAGGTTATCAAATCTGTCAGGAAGTAGAGGGGATAGATATATTAATTACAGGTCACCAGCATCGATTTTTGACAGAACAGATTAATGGGGTAACAGTTGTTCAACCTGGGAATAATGGTCAGGCGATCGCAGAAATAACATTAACAATCGATCAAAGGATACAATCGATTACTTCTACCTTGCATTATGTAGATGAACAGACGGAAATAGATCGGCAAGTGGAAAATAGCATAGTAGAGGATGAAAGAGCTGTCCAAGCCTTTTTAGATCAAACCATTACAACTGTGAAGGGGGATATGGAAATATGCGATCCCATGAAAGTGCGGTTAAACGGACACCCTTTTATTAACTATATCAATCAATTACAGATGAATATAGCAGAAGTGGATATTTCCTGTACGGCGTTATTTCACGATCAGTCACCGGGTTTTCCGAAGCAAGTAACGATGAGAGATATTGTAAGTAATTATATTTATCCCAATACACTGAAAGTACTGAAAATCACAGGTCATGATATAAAAGAAGCGTTAGAAAAATCCGCTAGTTATTTTCAACTGGAAAACAAAGAAATAGTCATTAACCCATCTTATTTAGAGCCAAAACCTCAACCTTATAACTATGATATGTGGCAAGGAATTTACTATGAAGTAAAAGTGTCAAATCCAATTGGTGAACGAGTGATTACATTAGAATACCAAGGTCAGCCACTTGAGTTAAGTCAAGAATTTCAAGTCGTTATGAATAATTATCGTGCTAGTGGTGGTGGAGACTATCATATGTTTAAAAATAAAGAAGTGGTGAAAGATATACCAATAGATATGACAGAATTGATTGCTGATGATCTACTGAAGAGGAACGAATTAATACCAAAATCTAATAGTCATTTTCGCATAATCGAATAA
- a CDS encoding bifunctional homocysteine S-methyltransferase/methylenetetrahydrofolate reductase: protein MSDLITHLQNRLIVADGAMGTLLYSHGVDRCFESYNTTHPDEILHVHQTYLDAGAEVIQTNTYGANYIKLSRFGLEDQVHQLNTKAVQLAKTAAEDRAFVLGTIGGIRGVQKLITSKKEIIRSFKEQLFSLLLEGVDGILLETYYDFEEIKQVLEIARQETDLPIIANVSMHEPGVMENGIQLAVALQKLEEIGADVVGVNCHLGPHYMIKALESVPLLEKALLAAYPNASLPAYQNGKLVYNQYSHYFERCAKDFRDQGVRLLGGCCGTTPEHIRALKEGIADLEPIKEKEIKQVTFTQNTNDQQPPLRTTLADKARKRHTVIVELDAPKHLDTESFMNGAFALENAGVDAITLADNSLATPRISNLAMAMKMKQAGCHATPLIHLTCRDRNLIGLQSHLMGLHTLGFHEILAITGDPTRIGGFPGASSVFDVTSFELTKLIKQQSNQGLSFSGRSLKTNTQFQVAAAFNPNVANLDKAVKRMERKIKHGADYFLTQPIFNHEQIIELHRLTKHIDKPIFIGIMPLTSHRNAEFLHHEVPGMKLSDEVRTRMQHHDNRQDSLQEGIQISKELIKTAMNYFNGIYIITPFMHYPLTVELTKYVHQQAKLVTKI from the coding sequence ATGTCTGACTTAATCACTCATTTACAAAACAGGTTAATAGTCGCTGATGGAGCAATGGGGACTTTACTATACTCCCACGGTGTTGATCGATGTTTCGAATCTTACAACACCACTCATCCCGATGAAATCCTCCATGTTCATCAAACTTATCTTGATGCTGGAGCAGAAGTTATTCAGACCAACACTTATGGAGCGAACTATATCAAATTGTCTCGCTTTGGTTTAGAAGACCAAGTACATCAATTGAATACCAAAGCGGTTCAGCTCGCCAAGACTGCTGCTGAAGACCGAGCATTTGTATTAGGAACAATCGGAGGAATTAGAGGGGTTCAAAAATTAATAACTTCCAAAAAAGAGATTATCCGCAGCTTTAAAGAACAACTATTCTCACTATTACTAGAAGGTGTGGATGGCATTTTACTGGAAACATACTATGACTTTGAAGAAATAAAACAAGTGTTAGAGATTGCTAGACAAGAAACAGATCTACCTATCATTGCGAATGTTTCCATGCACGAACCTGGCGTGATGGAAAATGGGATCCAGCTTGCAGTGGCCCTCCAAAAATTAGAAGAGATTGGCGCAGACGTTGTAGGAGTGAACTGCCATTTAGGTCCTCACTATATGATCAAAGCACTAGAGTCTGTCCCACTTCTTGAAAAGGCCTTATTAGCAGCATATCCGAATGCAAGTCTTCCTGCTTATCAAAACGGGAAACTAGTTTACAACCAATATAGCCACTACTTTGAAAGATGTGCGAAGGATTTCCGCGATCAAGGTGTGCGCTTACTAGGTGGATGTTGTGGTACAACACCGGAACATATCCGAGCACTCAAAGAGGGTATTGCCGACTTAGAGCCTATTAAAGAAAAAGAAATCAAACAAGTAACATTTACCCAAAACACAAATGACCAGCAACCTCCACTACGAACAACGCTTGCAGATAAGGCTCGAAAACGACATACCGTTATTGTGGAACTAGACGCACCAAAACATCTGGACACAGAATCCTTCATGAATGGTGCATTTGCATTGGAGAATGCTGGGGTGGATGCCATTACCTTAGCTGATAACTCCTTGGCTACTCCACGTATTAGTAATCTCGCAATGGCCATGAAAATGAAGCAAGCAGGTTGTCACGCAACACCACTTATCCATTTAACGTGTCGTGACCGAAATTTAATTGGGCTTCAATCCCATTTAATGGGACTGCATACACTAGGCTTTCATGAAATTCTAGCCATTACTGGAGATCCGACACGAATTGGTGGTTTTCCAGGTGCATCATCTGTTTTTGATGTGACATCTTTTGAACTAACAAAACTTATTAAACAACAGTCTAACCAAGGGCTTTCTTTTTCTGGTCGTTCTTTAAAAACAAACACCCAGTTTCAAGTAGCTGCTGCATTTAATCCTAATGTAGCTAATCTCGATAAAGCAGTAAAAAGAATGGAACGGAAAATAAAGCATGGTGCGGACTACTTTTTGACTCAGCCTATTTTCAATCATGAGCAAATTATCGAATTACATCGACTTACTAAACATATTGATAAACCCATTTTCATTGGGATTATGCCACTCACTTCCCATCGGAATGCAGAATTTCTTCATCATGAAGTGCCAGGCATGAAACTGTCCGATGAAGTTCGAACAAGAATGCAGCATCATGATAATCGCCAAGATAGTTTACAAGAGGGTATCCAAATCTCCAAGGAATTAATCAAGACGGCTATGAACTATTTTAATGGCATTTATATTATCACACCGTTTATGCACTATCCGTTAACAGTGGAACTCACGAAGTATGTTCATCAACAAGCTAAGTTAGTAACAAAAATATAA
- a CDS encoding 3D domain-containing protein, which yields MRKFLVSVGFVTTSFFFVLPISAAEYEVEKGDSLWDIAQEHNTTVADLKEINKLDSDLIFPKQILEIDREITYNVERGDSLSEIAVEHDVTVSDLKEWNNLETDLIIIDEKLTIKEVDKDKSEASPEEETQEVNQTEEAQEVNKTEETPEASEPKIEKQSNTPSEDSSEQSGETISVTATAYTAECDGCSGVTATGIDLLENRNMKVIAVDPSVIPLGTRVHVEGYGEAIAGDTGGAIKGNKIDIHVPTKDEAYEWGVRSVDVTILD from the coding sequence ATGCGAAAGTTTTTAGTGTCAGTAGGTTTTGTTACAACTAGTTTCTTCTTTGTACTACCAATTTCGGCAGCAGAATACGAGGTAGAAAAAGGAGATAGTTTGTGGGACATTGCACAAGAACATAATACAACAGTTGCAGATTTAAAGGAGATTAACAAACTAGATTCAGACTTGATTTTTCCAAAACAAATTTTAGAGATAGATAGAGAAATTACTTACAACGTAGAAAGAGGAGATTCATTAAGTGAAATCGCTGTGGAACATGATGTAACAGTTAGCGATTTAAAAGAATGGAATAACCTCGAAACAGATTTAATAATTATTGATGAAAAATTAACCATCAAGGAAGTAGACAAAGATAAGTCTGAAGCAAGTCCAGAAGAGGAAACTCAGGAAGTAAATCAAACAGAGGAAGCACAGGAAGTAAACAAAACAGAAGAAACGCCAGAAGCTTCTGAGCCTAAGATTGAAAAACAATCCAATACACCAAGTGAAGACTCTTCTGAGCAGAGTGGTGAAACCATTTCAGTGACAGCTACTGCATATACTGCTGAATGTGACGGTTGTTCAGGTGTCACTGCTACAGGTATTGACTTATTGGAAAATCGAAATATGAAAGTAATTGCTGTAGACCCTAGTGTTATCCCACTTGGAACTAGAGTACATGTGGAAGGTTACGGAGAAGCAATTGCAGGAGATACTGGTGGAGCAATCAAAGGGAACAAAATCGACATTCATGTTCCAACAAAAGACGAAGCCTACGAGTGGGGCGTTCGCTCAGTAGACGTTACTATATTAGACTAG
- a CDS encoding Gfo/Idh/MocA family protein, with the protein MKKKYVLVGTGGRAEFFYGAMVRDFQETCELVAFCDTNQTRLNYANKLLKDKYGVSEINTYTADRFDEMIETEKPDIVIVTSMDRTHHRYIIRAMELGCDAITEKPMTVDAEKTQAIIDAIERTGQNVRVTFNYRYAPHNTKIRELIRDGVIGQVNSVHFEWALDTQHGADYFRRWHRDKRNSGGLLVHKSTHHFDLVNFWLNTEPEVVYATGGLRFYGKENAEERGVTKFYERAHGSEYAKEDSFAIDLESNEHLKSMYLDAEKEDGYHRDQSVFGDGINIEDTLGVNVTYKNKAILTYSLNAYLPWEGFQIAFNGTEGRIEVQVREQSYINSGGNKSDEGKLSGKVIRVLPMFGESYEVEVEEKEGGHGGGDPELLNDLFGVPKEDEFNRAASHIDGAISILTGIAGNKSLATGQAVKVDDLVDLKRK; encoded by the coding sequence GTGAAGAAAAAATATGTATTAGTTGGAACCGGTGGCCGTGCAGAGTTTTTCTATGGGGCAATGGTGCGTGATTTTCAGGAAACATGTGAACTAGTAGCTTTTTGTGATACCAATCAAACAAGATTAAACTATGCTAACAAACTATTAAAAGACAAATATGGAGTCTCAGAAATCAATACGTATACAGCAGATCGATTTGATGAAATGATTGAAACAGAGAAACCAGACATTGTCATTGTAACATCAATGGACCGAACTCATCATCGCTACATTATCCGTGCAATGGAATTAGGCTGTGATGCCATTACGGAAAAACCAATGACAGTAGATGCGGAAAAAACACAAGCGATTATTGATGCAATTGAACGAACAGGTCAAAATGTTCGCGTAACATTCAATTACCGTTATGCTCCACATAATACGAAGATTCGTGAACTAATTCGAGACGGAGTAATTGGTCAAGTTAATTCTGTTCACTTCGAGTGGGCTCTGGATACACAGCATGGTGCGGATTATTTCCGTCGTTGGCATCGTGATAAGCGCAATAGTGGTGGTTTGCTCGTTCATAAATCTACTCATCACTTTGATCTGGTTAATTTCTGGCTTAATACGGAACCAGAGGTTGTCTATGCAACAGGAGGTCTTCGCTTTTACGGGAAAGAAAATGCCGAAGAACGTGGTGTGACTAAGTTTTATGAGCGTGCACACGGAAGCGAATATGCAAAAGAAGATTCATTTGCTATTGATTTAGAATCCAATGAACACTTGAAATCTATGTATTTAGATGCAGAAAAAGAAGACGGATACCACCGTGATCAAAGTGTGTTTGGTGATGGTATTAATATTGAGGATACATTAGGTGTGAATGTAACGTATAAAAATAAAGCGATTTTAACCTATTCCTTAAATGCCTATTTACCATGGGAAGGTTTCCAGATTGCCTTTAATGGTACAGAAGGCCGAATTGAAGTACAAGTACGTGAGCAATCATATATTAATTCAGGTGGTAACAAGAGTGACGAAGGAAAACTGAGCGGGAAAGTAATACGAGTGTTACCAATGTTTGGTGAATCATATGAAGTAGAAGTGGAAGAAAAAGAAGGTGGCCATGGTGGTGGAGACCCAGAATTGTTAAATGATTTATTCGGGGTACCAAAAGAGGATGAATTCAACCGTGCTGCTTCTCATATTGATGGTGCTATTTCGATTTTAACTGGTATTGCCGGAAATAAGTCTTTAGCTACAGGGCAAGCAGTAAAAGTAGATGATCTAGTAGATTTGAAAAGAAAATAA